One genomic segment of Micropterus dolomieu isolate WLL.071019.BEF.003 ecotype Adirondacks unplaced genomic scaffold, ASM2129224v1 contig_13398, whole genome shotgun sequence includes these proteins:
- the LOC123966424 gene encoding GTPase IMAP family member 7-like has protein sequence MDGSNRRIVILGKTGVGKSSLANTIFGEEQFEIDDSFNSGTRKCQAETRSVNGRSITLIDTPGFFDTDRSEEEMKSEIVSCIVKSAPGPHAFLILLKLEKVTEHEQAVINKIIEYFSEEAFKYAIVLFTHGDQLRKGQKIEDHVQKNEYMSELVKKCGGRCHVIDNNYWNENPKDEYRSNRFQVEELLNTIEKIVMENNGNCYTNEMLQAVEEQIQQEEKQIRLESENMSEEEIRKLAENKTVREVLAKYVGIGTGALLGAFLGMPLGLLGLVSGAVMGGVRAYQVHSKEGSSFCQE, from the exons ATGGACG GGTCAAACAGAAGAATTGTCATCTTGGGAAAAACTGGAGTTGGAAAAAGCAGCCTGGCTAACACCATATTTGGAGAGGAACAGTTCGAGATCGATGATTCTTTCAATTCTGGAACAAGAAAATGTCAAGCAGAGACCAGATCTGTCAATGGAAGAAGCATCACTTTGATCGACACTCCTGGTTTCTTTGACACTGATAGAtctgaggaggagatgaagTCTGAGATAGTGAGCTGTATCGTAAAGTCCGCTCCTGGTCCTCATGCTTTTCTCATTTTGCTTAAATTAGAGAAAGTCACAGAGCATGAGCAGGCTGTCATCAACAAAATAATCGAATACTTTTCTGAAGAAGCTTTCAAATATGCAATAGTTCTCTTTACTCATGGTGACCAGCTCCGTAAAGGACAGAAAATTGAGGATCATGTCCAGAAGAATGAGTACATGAGTGAGCTGGTGAAGAAGTGCGGAGGCCGTTGCCACGTCATTGATAATAACTACTGGAACGAAAACCCAAAGGATGAATACAGGAGCAACCGGTTCCAGGTGGAGGAGCTACTTAACACAATAGAAAAGATAGTGATGGAAAACAATGGAAACTGCTATACCAATGAGATGCTacaagcagtggaggaacaAATACAACAGGAGGAGAAGCAGATTAGACTGGAATCAGAAAACATGTCAGAGGAAGAGATCAGAAAGCTGGCTGAGAATAAAACAGTCAGGGAGGTTTTGGCCAAATATGTAGGTATTGGAACAGGTGCGTTGTTAGGAGCTTTTTTGGGTATGCCACTGGGTTTATTGGGATTGGTTTCAGGAGCAGTGATGGGAGGTGTTCGAGCATATCAAGTACACAGCAAAGAGGGCAGTAGTTTCTGTCAAGAATAG